A stretch of Rhinoderma darwinii isolate aRhiDar2 chromosome 4, aRhiDar2.hap1, whole genome shotgun sequence DNA encodes these proteins:
- the LOC142760769 gene encoding putative G-protein coupled receptor 148, whose amino-acid sequence MNTSECSLPKLVNASIMLQREAYVNDTFEIAKPSHYMIREWIIYPSYWEMHLFLISTVFCCVTALFFTPFIIFSIYSNISMRQETRFLLLGNIVLYDLIYLILYTVIATCNTMSWKIPKNICILFLFLLAVTYWGGVLTTASMVVDTYLAVLWPLHYMSLLPARKTKKLLLLLWFSSFFFPAVVFLALYFTQNPGPCPLELCSLPVILLMALHGDDALKLFYILSVIVFLLCFSLIFCCYLVLYYKTRETGIWKSLSSRASVTFLLHHTILFFYLSPLLLLLSESLLYMGKVIGLRTGLWITLTICNVLIVLPKAASPFLYGLRYREIYKSLRIFLLLRKHRHVAPVISDW is encoded by the coding sequence ATGAACACTTCAGAATGCAGCCTGCCGAAATTAGTTAATGCCTCGATCATGCTGCAAAGAGAGGCCTACGTCAATGACACCTTTGAAATAGCCAAGCCTTCGCATTATATGATACGGGAGTGGATCATTTATCCATCTTACTGGGAAATGCACTTGTTTCTTATTTCAACAGTCTTTTGCTGTGTGACAGCACTTTTCTTTACTCCTTTTATAATATTCTCCATTTACTCCAACATCAGCATGCGTCAGGAAACAAGGTTTTTACTGCTGGGAAATATAGTGCTCTACGACTTGATATACCtcatactatatactgtcattgcAACATGCAATACAATGAGCTGGAAGATCCCAAAGAATATTTGTATTCTATTTCTCTTCTTGTTGGCTGTTACCTACTGGGGAGGAGTCCTCACCACAGCCTCAATGGTGGTGGATACCTATTTGGCAGTTCTATGGCCTCTTCACTATATGTCATTACTTCCTGCACGAAAAACTAAGAAATTGTTATTGCTGCTTTGGTTCTcatccttttttttccctgcagttgTCTTTTTAGCCTTGTATTTTACCCAAAATCCTGGACCATGCCCCCTTGAACTATGTTCCCTACCAGTGATCCTACTCATGGCGTTACATGGAGATGATGCACTTAAGCTGTTCTATATCCTATCtgttattgtttttctattatgtttttctttaattttcTGCTGTTATCTAGTTTTATACTATAAAACAAGAGAAACAGGAATATGGAAAAGTTTATCTTCAAGAGCcagtgtaacttttttattgcaTCACaccatattgtttttttatttgagtcCACTTCTCCTGTTGTTGTCAGAATCATTGCTTTATATGGGTAAGGTAATTGGTTTAAGAACAGGATTATGGATAACACTGACAATCTGCAATGTATTAATTGTCCTGCCAAAAGCTGCATCACCTTTTTTGTATGGGCTTCGATACAGAGAAATATATAAGTCACTaagaatatttttattattaagaaAACACAGACATGTTGCACCTGTTATATCAGATTGGTAA